A genome region from Rhodanobacter thiooxydans includes the following:
- a CDS encoding S1C family serine protease gives MKHAAGTLLFIARFAILGLAMAFVVGLFWPGSGGRLRERFGLRPATPSATPASPGRGPVSYADAVAAAAPSVVNIYANRIVTEQAVRMYDNPVLQQLFGGQPTTFQHREQTLGSGVIVSAQGQGYVLTNNHVIARAADIQVLLYDGRIAKASLVGADEESDLAVLKIDASNLPVIHIAGQPLRPGDVVLAIGNPLGLNQTVTMGIVSAIGRQLNSSSAEDFIQTDAAINLGNSGGALVNAEGELVGINTLLIGKAAGAEGIGFAIPVTTAKKVLDQIIATGHVVRGWLGADYAFVPVAANGGLPGAARGALVTMAYPGSPAALAGIRPRDILLRIGSDDILDPTDLRRREAALKPGSTVTISGLRNGSPFHLEVTPVQRPALSAGSMPDS, from the coding sequence ATGAAACATGCCGCCGGCACGCTCCTCTTCATCGCGCGCTTCGCCATCCTCGGACTGGCCATGGCTTTCGTGGTCGGCCTGTTCTGGCCCGGCAGCGGCGGGCGCCTGCGCGAACGTTTCGGCCTAAGGCCGGCGACACCGTCCGCCACGCCGGCCTCCCCGGGCCGCGGCCCGGTCTCCTACGCCGACGCGGTGGCGGCCGCGGCGCCCTCGGTGGTCAACATCTACGCCAACCGGATCGTCACCGAGCAGGCCGTGCGGATGTACGACAACCCGGTGCTGCAGCAACTGTTCGGGGGCCAGCCCACCACCTTCCAGCATCGCGAACAGACGCTCGGCTCCGGCGTGATCGTCAGCGCGCAGGGCCAGGGCTACGTATTGACCAACAACCATGTGATCGCACGCGCCGCCGACATCCAGGTGCTGCTGTACGACGGCCGCATCGCCAAGGCCAGCCTGGTCGGCGCCGACGAGGAATCGGACCTGGCGGTGCTGAAGATCGACGCCAGCAACCTGCCGGTGATCCACATCGCCGGACAGCCGCTGCGGCCCGGCGACGTGGTGCTGGCGATCGGCAACCCGCTCGGCCTCAACCAGACCGTCACCATGGGCATCGTCAGCGCGATCGGCCGCCAACTGAACAGTTCCAGCGCCGAGGATTTCATCCAGACCGACGCGGCCATCAACCTGGGCAACTCCGGCGGCGCGCTGGTCAACGCCGAGGGCGAACTGGTCGGCATCAACACCCTGCTGATCGGCAAGGCCGCCGGTGCCGAAGGCATCGGCTTCGCCATCCCGGTCACTACCGCCAAGAAGGTGCTGGACCAGATCATCGCCACCGGCCACGTGGTGCGCGGCTGGCTCGGCGCCGACTACGCGTTCGTGCCGGTGGCCGCCAACGGCGGCCTGCCCGGGGCGGCGCGCGGCGCCCTGGTCACCATGGCCTATCCCGGCAGCCCGGCCGCGCTGGCCGGCATCCGCCCGCGCGACATCCTGCTGCGCATCGGTAGCGACGACATCCTCGACCCGACCGACCTGCGCCGGCGCGAGGCGGCGCTCAAGCCGGGCAGCACGGTGACGATCTCCGGCCTGCGCAACGGCAGCCCGTTCCATCTCGAAGTCACGCCGGTTCAGCGCCCCGCCTTGAGCGCCGGCAGCATGCCGGACAGCTGA
- a CDS encoding lytic transglycosylase domain-containing protein, producing MFGVASQGGSADRPAGGFPTRSILCGIAFGCALLWWPAVRAGVLYQCNGVSGEAVFSSSKAGYRGCKAISSYAAPAPRRRAPLDKVPGSAAPTARRLAADGAEATSLTGVRGTVETSARRIGEAPAEQVSLAAVQGSAVSSAKLPAAAGKPGRWDYREAPAAAPAADNPADRVLRGAVYRIVRADGSVEYTNLAPAGGKGRAVTMLFTYIATCAACNLHSTIRWGSVSLNLTAYADIIRAASIEYGVDEAFLRAVIHAESAFNPRALSLKGAQGLMQLMPGTASDMGVLDAFNSDQNIRGGARYLSLLLRDFDGNERLAAAAYNAGPGAVQRYKGVPPYAETQVYVERVGTLRRRYGTAIHPPLASRGPG from the coding sequence ATGTTCGGCGTCGCAAGCCAAGGGGGAAGCGCCGATCGGCCTGCCGGGGGCTTCCCAACACGTTCGATCCTTTGCGGGATCGCGTTCGGCTGTGCCTTGCTGTGGTGGCCGGCGGTGCGGGCCGGTGTCCTCTACCAGTGCAATGGTGTCAGCGGCGAAGCAGTGTTCAGCAGCAGCAAGGCCGGCTACCGCGGTTGCAAGGCGATCAGCAGTTACGCCGCGCCCGCGCCACGCCGTCGGGCGCCGCTGGACAAGGTACCTGGCTCGGCCGCGCCCACGGCGCGCCGCCTGGCGGCGGACGGTGCCGAGGCGACCTCGCTGACCGGCGTGCGCGGCACGGTCGAGACCAGCGCGCGCCGCATCGGCGAAGCCCCGGCGGAGCAGGTGTCGCTGGCCGCGGTGCAAGGCTCGGCGGTGAGCAGCGCGAAGCTTCCGGCCGCCGCCGGCAAACCCGGCCGGTGGGACTATCGCGAAGCGCCGGCGGCCGCGCCGGCGGCGGACAACCCGGCCGACCGGGTCCTGCGCGGTGCGGTGTACCGCATCGTGCGCGCGGACGGCAGCGTGGAGTACACCAACTTGGCGCCGGCCGGCGGCAAGGGGCGCGCGGTGACCATGCTGTTCACCTACATCGCTACCTGTGCCGCCTGCAATCTGCATTCGACCATCCGCTGGGGCAGCGTGTCGCTCAACCTCACCGCGTATGCCGACATCATCCGTGCCGCCAGCATCGAGTACGGCGTCGACGAGGCGTTCCTGCGCGCGGTCATCCACGCAGAGAGCGCGTTCAACCCGCGCGCGCTGTCGCTCAAGGGCGCGCAGGGGCTGATGCAGCTGATGCCCGGCACGGCCAGCGACATGGGCGTGCTGGACGCGTTCAACTCCGACCAGAACATCCGCGGCGGTGCGCGCTACCTGAGCCTGCTGTTGCGCGACTTCGACGGCAACGAGCGGCTCGCCGCCGCCGCCTACAACGCCGGCCCCGGTGCGGTGCAGCGCTACAAGGGTGTGCCGCCGTACGCCGAGACCCAGGTCTACGTGGAGCGGGTAGGCACCTTGCGCCGGCGCTATGGCACGGCGATCCACCCGCCGCTGGCGTCGCGCGGGCCGGGCTGA
- the miaB gene encoding tRNA (N6-isopentenyl adenosine(37)-C2)-methylthiotransferase MiaB: MSGKLFIKTHGCQMNEYDSAKMADVLKASHGLELTQDESEADVILINTCSIREKAQEKVFSQLGRWKQHKRDGKPVLIGVGGCVASQEGAAIVKRAPYVDLVFGPQTLHRLPQLIEAQRASGKPQVDISFPEIEKFDCLPEPRAEGPTAFVSIMEGCSKYCSYCVVPYTRGEEISRPFDDVLVEVAKLAAQGVREVNLLGQNVNAYRGPTFDGGIADLAVLIHAIAQIDGIGRIRFTTSHPLEFSDSLIEAYANVPQLANFLHLPVQAGSDRILSAMKRGYTTLEFKQKIRKLRAVRPDICVSSDFIVGFPGETDEDFGKTMKLIDDVGFDQSFSFIFSARPGTPAAKLADDTPMAVKHQRLERLQAAINANAKKINEAMVGSVQRVLVEKPSTRNPHELSGRTENMRYVNFAGHPRLIGQFVDVVITDAMSNSLRGRVKTADAATA, from the coding sequence ATGAGCGGCAAACTTTTCATCAAGACCCACGGCTGCCAGATGAACGAGTACGACTCGGCCAAGATGGCCGATGTGCTCAAGGCCTCGCACGGGCTGGAGCTGACCCAGGACGAGTCCGAGGCGGACGTGATCCTGATCAACACCTGCTCGATCCGCGAAAAGGCCCAGGAAAAGGTGTTCAGCCAGCTCGGCCGCTGGAAGCAGCACAAGCGGGACGGCAAGCCGGTGCTGATCGGCGTCGGCGGCTGCGTGGCCTCGCAGGAAGGCGCGGCGATCGTCAAGCGCGCGCCCTACGTGGATCTGGTGTTCGGCCCGCAGACGCTGCACCGCCTGCCCCAGCTGATCGAGGCGCAGCGCGCCAGCGGCAAGCCGCAGGTGGACATCAGCTTCCCCGAGATCGAGAAGTTCGACTGCCTGCCCGAACCGCGCGCGGAAGGCCCCACCGCGTTCGTCTCGATCATGGAAGGCTGCTCGAAATACTGCAGCTACTGCGTGGTGCCCTACACCCGCGGCGAGGAGATCAGCCGGCCATTCGACGACGTGCTGGTGGAAGTGGCCAAGCTCGCCGCGCAGGGCGTGCGCGAGGTGAACCTGCTCGGCCAGAACGTCAACGCGTACCGCGGCCCGACCTTCGACGGCGGCATCGCCGACCTCGCCGTGCTGATCCACGCGATCGCGCAGATCGACGGCATCGGCCGCATCCGCTTCACCACCTCGCATCCGCTGGAGTTCTCCGATTCGCTGATCGAGGCCTACGCCAACGTGCCGCAGCTGGCGAATTTCCTGCATCTGCCGGTGCAGGCCGGCTCCGACCGCATCCTCTCGGCGATGAAGCGCGGCTACACCACGCTGGAATTCAAGCAGAAGATCCGCAAGCTGCGCGCGGTGCGGCCGGACATCTGCGTGTCGTCCGACTTCATCGTGGGCTTCCCCGGCGAGACCGACGAGGATTTCGGCAAGACCATGAAGCTGATCGACGACGTCGGCTTCGACCAGAGCTTCTCCTTCATCTTCTCCGCCCGCCCCGGTACGCCGGCGGCCAAGCTCGCCGACGACACGCCGATGGCGGTGAAGCACCAACGCCTCGAACGCCTGCAGGCCGCGATCAACGCCAACGCGAAGAAGATCAACGAGGCGATGGTCGGCAGCGTGCAGCGCGTGCTGGTGGAAAAGCCCAGCACGCGCAACCCGCACGAACTCAGCGGCCGCACCGAGAACATGCGCTACGTGAACTTCGCCGGCCACCCGCGCCTGATCGGCCAGTTCGTCGACGTGGTGATCACCGACGCAATGAGCAATTCGCTGCGCGGGCGGGTGAAAACAGCCGACGCCGCGACCGCTTGA